The following coding sequences lie in one Nerophis lumbriciformis linkage group LG02, RoL_Nlum_v2.1, whole genome shotgun sequence genomic window:
- the rps24 gene encoding small ribosomal subunit protein eS24, translating into MCYLDSASLANLRGTRPLFGQALPRSPAGPSSFSTSLSEPAVKMNETVTVRTRKFMTNRLLQRKQMVVDVLHPGKATVPKTEIREKLAKMYKTTPDVVFVFGFRTQFGGGKTTGFGMVYDSLDYAKKNEPKHRLARHGLYEKKKTSRKQRKERKNRMKKVRGTKKTSVGAASKK; encoded by the exons GCAAATCTACGAGGCACCCGCCCGCTTTTCGGACAGGCATTACCCCGGTCGCCTGCCGGTCCTTCCTCCTTTTCTACGTCGCTGAGCGAGCCTGCCGTCAAGATG AATGAGACAGTAACAGTCAGGACACGCAAGTTCATGACGAACCGACTGCTTCAAAGGAAGCAAATG GTAGTCGATGTCTTGCATCCCGGCAAGGCCACGGTCCCGAAGACGGAAATCCGGGAGAAACTTGCCAAGATGTACAAGACCACCCCTGACGTGGTGTTCGTCTTTGGGTTCAGGACTCAGTTTGGCGGCGGCAAGACAACAGGTTTCGGCATGGTCTACGACTCCCTAGATTACGCCAAGAAGAATGAGCCCAAGCACAGACTGGCCAGG CACGGTCTCTATGAGAAAAAGAAGACCTCAAGGAAACAGCGCAAGGAACGCAAGAACAGAATGAAAAAAGTACGAGGTACCAAGAAAACCTCGGTGGGCGCTGCAAGCAAAAAG TGA